DNA from Streptomyces sp. NBC_01260:
GTAGTCACCGGCCTGGAACCACGGGAAAGAGTTCAGCAGGTGGTGCATGCCGATCGGGATCAGCGCACGGTTGGCGACACCGAAGATGCCCGCGCCGACCGCGCCGGAACCGACCAGCCACTCGCCGAAGTTGTGCAGCAGGGTGCCGAGCACCGGCCAGATCAGACCGAAGATGATGCCGATGACCAGACCCGCGAAGGCGGAGAGGATCGGGACCAGGCGGCGGCCGCTGAAGAAGCCCGCCCAGTCGGGCAGCTTCGTCCGGTAGAACTTCTGGTACAGCAGGGCCACGACTATGCCCATCACGACGCCGCCGAGCACACCGGCGTCGACCGGCGCGTCACTCATGACGACCTTGCCGTCCACGACCCCGGCCACCTGCGGCAGGTTGCTGTCGGTGAACGTGGCGAGCACCTTCTGGAAGACCAGGTAACCGGTGACCGCGGCGAGCGCGGTCGAGCCGTCCGACTTCTTGGCGAAGCCGATCGCGATGCCCACGGCGAACAGCAGCGCCATGTTGTCCAGAATGGCGCCGCCGCCCGCGGCCATGTAGCCCGCGAGCTTCGTGATGAAGGTCGGGAAGGACTCGCGGCCGAGCATGTCGGGGTTGCCGAGACGCACCAGCAGTGCGGCGGCGGGCAGCACCGCGACCGGCAGCATGAGGCTGCGGCCGATGCGCTGCATGACCGCCATCGCGC
Protein-coding regions in this window:
- a CDS encoding PTS transporter subunit EIIC translates to MSTVGTAPAVTKKRGAGAMAVMQRIGRSLMLPVAVLPAAALLVRLGNPDMLGRESFPTFITKLAGYMAAGGGAILDNMALLFAVGIAIGFAKKSDGSTALAAVTGYLVFQKVLATFTDSNLPQVAGVVDGKVVMSDAPVDAGVLGGVVMGIVVALLYQKFYRTKLPDWAGFFSGRRLVPILSAFAGLVIGIIFGLIWPVLGTLLHNFGEWLVGSGAVGAGIFGVANRALIPIGMHHLLNSFPWFQAGDYQGSHGDIARFLAGDPQAGQFMTGFFPIMMFALPAACLAIVHCARPERRKVVGGMMFSLAATAFVTGVTEPIEFTFMFIAPVLYAIHAVLTGVSMALTWALGMKDGFGFSAGAVDFFLNLGIATKPWLLVLVGLCFAVIYYVVFRFAITKFNLPTPGRESDEELAELAKAEAK